The DNA segment TGTGTCATATCTCGTGTAAAGCTGTGCACCTTACTTTTTGCAGGATGTGCTTAATAAGTGTACctctttaatatcttctgttttatctttaaaatttgtgTGAATTTTGTGTTCTATTCAGATACATGTACAGGcattaatattaaaacattttagctATTTCCTGTTATATACAACTCCTATTTACCAAAAAGCAAACacaaccccccaaaaaaacacttAGAGTAAAACTGATACATTTGGAAGATGCTTATTCTGTGATTTTATGTGGTCCCTGACATGCAGTTCCACTTTGAAAAGCATACTTGGAACATCTAATAAATTGCAAGcatctttacaaatatttttgatAGGAATTTTGTCCTAATAGGTAATGTTTGAAATGAGCTGTTGTGGGGAGGGCACATTGATCATTGTAATTGCTCCtgataatattttgaaaaagggCTGGACCTTAGGTGAAGATGAGAGCTTTTTCCTTCTAGGGGTTTAATGTGTATACACCTCAACTTCAAAATGCAGATACAGTAAAGCTAGGTAGTACTTCTGTGAAGGTTAAATTTTAAACCTTAAAATTTAACCTATGTTGCCTGAGGACATTGAGAtagctttatttattatttgtaatttttcataCGTTACTATGAAAAGTTAGTGTTAACTGTGGTAAAGTTGGTGATAGATAATGATTGTTGGTTATAGTTATAAATTTTCTGTGGCTGCTTAATCACTGCATCATAGAATTCAGGATCagagagataaataaaatttgaaaagtatGAGGGGCTgtaaaaaagtgaagaactataaTCATCTCCAATGTGGTGTTTAGTACTTCAGTATTCAATTATTTATGAAACTgctttcctcaaaaaactaaaattgctAATAGCATGAACTATGTCCCACACGATGCCTGAGGCACAGGCAATAAATGGAGTGCTTTCCTCTGCCCTTTGAGATGTGGTCATTCTTAGGTTTTGATCTGCCTTGGCTGTGAAGTGACCTTCACCTTGTTACTCACTCAGAGACTTGGAGGAGGCCTTGGAGATGGGTGTGGACTGGTCCCTGAGAGAAGGCTATGCCTGGGCAGAGGACAAGGAGCACTGTGAGGAGTATGGAAGGATGCTGCAAGCTGATCCCAATAAAGTCTCAGCCAGGGCTAAAAAAAGAGGCCTTCCCCAGGTAACACTCACTTTGGAGGGGAGACGTTcatttttttcatgcttttttttttggcggggtggggcggggggtctGTCTTCCATGTGTGGAGAGTATATCCCTAGCGTTTTTCAGAGTACAATGAGAGGAGCACAGTTTTATTTATGCTTCATTCTTACTCTTTTAAAAAGCTGTCAGGAGTTTGCACATAttcataaaataaacaaggtGTCATGAATTAGAAGTGGatgggaagaaaatgaaatatgattATAAGACTTAAAATGTATACCAAAATTGCTTATGTATAAACTTTGACAGTCTACAGATTTGGCTGAAAGTTTTCTAGCATCTAGGTTGAAAACAGATACCTTGTCAGTTCGTGGTGTCCATGAGATAAAAAATATACCAGATGTTTAAAATTTACACTAATTGTAATGCCTTTGCCACTAATTCACTATGACTTTAGGCAAGTCTCTTGCCTTCTGGGTCTTGTTTTCTTAGCTGAGAATTGAGATAAAAGTTAAAACTAGGCAACCTCTGAAGACTCTTGTTGCACTGCCATTTTCTGGGTCCCTAAATCATCTATTAGCTCCAATTATGGGATATATCCTTCCAGTGATGTGTAAGAGTCAGCATTCATCAGAGTTCATCCCAAAATTTGACCATTCTCTCCATGATGTTTAAATTGTCCTGTGAGCCATTTGATGGTCTGAGTTTTGGTTGATGAAGCTTTTAATGTGTTATACCTCAAGCACATAATGATATACTAAACTGCAGGAACTGCTGTACACTATTTTAATTGTGTGGAATACTacttgaaataaatgaaacttttCTAAGCTTAGAAGTTTCTTTATTACATAAAACACTATTTGTGTGGTTATCTTTTTGTTGATTGTTCCTaccaatttgctttttaaatggattttttcaAACCAGAGTAGCTGCTGTTTTATCAAACATTCTTACTTTTGTAGCTGGGGACTCTGGGAGCAGGCAACCACTATGCAGAAATCCAGGTTGTGGATGAGATTTTCAACGAGTATGCTGCTAAGAAAATGGGCATTGACCATAAGGGACAGGTGTGTGTGATGATCCACAGTGGAAGCAGAGGCTTGGGCCACCAAGTCGCCACAGGTATATTCTGGACCTAAGTTTTGGCTTGGTGCTAAAAAGTGCATTTTACGGGGAACCATATAGAAGTTTAAGGGAGAAAGTGCTGAAAGTTTACTTGTAGTTTTTAACCCTTGTTCTCCTCACTGGCAACGTGTCTTTGAACAAATTAACTTCACTAGGCTTTAATTTCCTtgttgaaaaaaaatgagaataattatTTTGTACAGTGTTGTAAAAGCTCCACTTTTTATGTTTACAGATTACTGTTACTATCTGACCAAGAAACAGcaataaaaatcttaaattgTAGAATTTATGATAGATGCAGATTTATCAAGATTGGGTGTTATGATGGATTCAGTGATGAAATAGTAAGGGAAGGACTCTGCCGTCAGATTATCTCATGAGAAAGATGTCatgtttattaaaaagaaaaactaaagacaaaagatAGTAATTGATAAAATACTATGGAAGAGACAGAATGTTTGGGTAAAAGATTTTAGAGGTGACTTCATAGACACACAACATTTGAACAATCATATGTGCAGGACATTCATGACCAGAAGACAGCATaaacaaaagcagaaagcagGGAAATAAAGGTCATTTTGGATGGTTCGTAGGATGTGTGAAAGGGTTTATGGATATAGGATAACTTATATGGACACATGGAAATTATAAACTCTGAGTTACAATTATGGTTCATCTTGTATGTACGTTTCATTCTGTGGGAATTTAACGATCTGTCCCAACATGGCCTGTTTAGGGTATTTTGTCTAGCAGGTGTATGGAGCACTGGCTAACATTTCTGAACTTTCTACTTAGTACTTCTCTACAGTTTATCATGAATTCGAGTTGCATGCAGAAGATCTAGCAACTTACCTCCAGTTCTTTTAGGTTAAGtcactgaaaattattttcaaaagccGTGATAGTAATACATGTTTTACTACTTCTCATTCACATGCCAGGAAAAGAGTAACTCAGACCATGATGTTAATTCTGTATATCTCCGTTCCCCTTACAAGTCCTAGAGAGCAAGTGTTCTCTTTGGGGTCCACATACATTGTGTCAGACAGCTCTGACAGAAGATTCTCCATAAATACATCTTAACCAACAAGTAGATGAGCTCAGAAACAATTTAATgggaaaaatgtattttacttgtttctttttagaATGGTTTTGAATATAGTCTACCTTTCTGCAGTAAATCTGAATTATAAAGGGAAAGCCGGCTGACTTGAACTTGGTTGCTCTCTCTCCTTTCAGATGCACTTGTAGCTATGGAAAAAGCCATGAAGAGAGACAAGATTATAGTCAATGACCGTCAGTTGGCTTGTGCTCGAATTGCTTCCCCAGAGGGTCAGGACTACCTGAAGGGAATGGCAGCGGCTGGGAACTATGCCTGGGTCAACCGCTCTTCCATGACCTTCTTAACCCGTCAGGTACAGTTGAAGCTGCTTGTCTGCTCCTAGTTATACATGATGAACTTAAATGATTTAAAACAGTGTAATCAAGTCAAAGCCTATATAATTTGGTTTTGGTGTAATAGATATTCAAAATATTGGCAAAGAGTCCAAGCTTTTGTCGTGTCCTTAAGCTCACTCAGTAGGGTATCAGGAGTGgggagaagagaaactaaaattaTTCCTAGAATTTGCCTTGAGCAGTGAAGAGGGTGGAAGTCCTGTTCCCTGAAATTCAGAAGGCTGAGGAAGAAGCACTTCCGAAGAGTGAGATCAAGAATAGttgtaatctttttttcttccccgaagggtttctttaaaaaagaatttggctttgctgggtctttgttgctactttcaggctttctctagttgtagggaGCTGTGGCTACTCTCCAGTTACGGTTctcaggcttctccttgcaggggcttctctggtcgcagagcacgggctttaggcacgtgggctcaatagttgtggcttgtgggcttagttgccctatggcatgtgggatcttcctggaccagggatctaacctgtgtcccctgcactggccagtggattctcaaccattggaccaccagggaagtcccaagagtagTTGCAATTTATTCGGTGAAACTTGCTCTGTGGTCTAAAGACAGTTTTTGTCCTTTACATGAAGATTAATAATTTTGCTAATTTTGAACTCTTAGATCCCTCACTCCCTTCAGGAACAGAGCTTTCAGAATCTATAAGTTCTGAAGAGCTAGTTCTGGCCACTATTAACATTATGCTTTCTCTCTTAGGCTTTTGCCAAGGTCTTCAACACAACCCCTGATGACTTGGACCTGCATGTGATCTATGATGTTTCTCACAATATTGCCAAAGTAGAACAGCATGTGGTGGACGGGAAGGAGCGGACTCTGTTAGTACACAGGAAGGGGTCCACCCGAGCCTTCCCTCCTCACCATCCCCTCATTGCGGTTGATTACCAAGTACGTACTGAGCCATTTGTGGTTTTAAGCAGTGGGGGCATGATTTGGACAGTTCTAAATATGGACGAATTTAAACAGGAAAGCAGCAATTGTGAAAAGAAAACAGTCTGTCATCCATGAGAACAGTGATTTCCAGTCTTCTCTGAAGCACGACTTCACCCTTCATCAGTGCTTGCAGTGTGCTGTCTAAACAATGCTGCATAGAGAATATTCTGCTCCATTAAGATAcattaagattctcttttaagGCCTTTGAATGATTAGAAGACAGGATTAAGACTAAACTCAGtctgtttcattccttttctcctttcggTATCTGGCTGTGATCAAGTTAGAAGGACCCTTAACCAGCCATTTCACAGATCAGGAAACAAGCCTGAGAGGGCAAGTGCCACGCTTGCTCAGGATGGTTCTTCCTAAAAACTCTTCCCTACacatttgagttttgttttgctCTTACTTTTGGTCTGTCTTCTATTTTCCTGGTCCTCACattttccctcccatcctctacCCTTACCTTTCAGTTATCAAAGAATCAAAATACTGCCTTAATGTAGTTGTGAGAGCAGTGCATTTAGAGGCCCAGGCTTCTCCACAGTCCTTTAGTGCAAGAGGAAATTTAAATCTCAGGCATGGAAAGTTCATGCCCTCCTGAATGTTAACATGTTTGATTTGTGTACTTCCTCAGCTTACCGGACAACCAGTGCTCATTGGTGGCACCATGGGAACCTGTAGCTATGTTCTTACTGGTACTGAGCAGGGCATGACTGAAACCTTTGGAACAACTTGTCATGGAGCGGTGAGTTATGAAAACAGAAGCTCACTTAGAAAGACCATCTTCAGTGTAGTCATTGTTTTGCATTTTGATGGGCAAatatacttgaaagtgaaagcgaagtcgctcagtcatatccaactctttgtgattccatgggccgtagcctgcagggctcctctgtccatgggattttccaggcaagaacactggagtgggttgccatttccttctccaggggatcttccagagccagggattgaacccaggtctcctgcactgcaggcagactctttaccatttgagccaccagggaagcccttggttgaACATTAACAAAGTTGAGGTTTGGATCTGTCTTGTCTTCTACATGAGTTTATCCCCAGAATATATACTGTCTAGTAATatatacttggagaaggaaatggcaacccactccagtgttcttgcctggagaagctcagggacgggaagcctagtgggctgccgtctatggggtcgcacagagtcggacacgactaaagcgacgtagcagcagcagcagtaatatatACTGAGGTCACCAAGTATCTCAACCTTAGTGAGCTCATTGTATGGCTAGGGAGTATTCCTCAACTCTGAATCCACAAAATATGGATTGAGAAATTGTCAGACTAGCATAACTGATAAAACTTAACCTGATACAAGTTTACCGCACAGTGTTTCTCAATGATTTACAGACCTAGCCGTTAGCACAATTTGTTCCTTACTGAGTAGATCCACTCAAGATTTGGAGGAAATGCCCTGTTTTACAAATCAGGACCCATGTGCAGACTGCTTACCTATTTCAGTATATTGCCTCTTCTAAGCCAGGCGTTGGTAAACTTTCTATGAAGCACCAGTGAACATTTTAGGCTTTTTGGGCCAGAAGATCTCTAGGAGCTGTTCCATTTTGCGATCATAGTAGAAAGCAGCTGTACATAAACAAGTGCGTTTGCTGtgtctaataaaactttatttacaaaaacaggtagtAGGCCCAGACCAGTTTTCTTACTGCTTTTCTAAGCCATCAACGTTCTTAGCTGGTGATGGAGTGGAAAATAGAAACTGTCTAGGATATCTTTTCAACCGGACAGGCCCTtgcatatatatatctatatatatataaaccgtACTATTTTTTCCTGACCCTTTCTTGTTTCCAGTTGCCTCTCAACTCCTAATTTTTAAcccagtgatcaaaatcatcttCCCTCACACATGTCAACAATGTTTCAGGGCATTTTTTATTGTCACAGTCAGGGAGAGGAGTTTTGCTGTTGGCATGTAGTGAGTAGAGGCCAAAGATTCTGCTAAATGTCTTAGAGTATGTATGACAGTTACCTAATCCAGGATGTCAGTAAGTGCTAAGGCTGAGAAACTGTTTTAAATCACAAACAGCACAAAGTTTTTGTGATGATAGACCTATCatttacaattttaaatgaaCATATTTGTATTTACTTGATAATAGTGATCAGAAACACAAAACTGAATCTTAAAATGCTTTGTAAATGTGAATTTGTTTTCCACAAAGATGATGAATCTTACAACAAAAGGTACATTATAAGCTTGATGAAATAGGAAaagattgttttttaattctttttatagtttaaaaagaaGTCAAGGAAAAAGCATATAATCCTAAGGGTTTAAATTAATCGCTGGGATTGAACATAATTTATAAATGAAGTTCACTCCTTTCCCAACCTAGGGCCGTGCACTGTCCCGAGCAAAGTCAAGACGTAATTTAGATTTCCAGGACGTCCTCGACAAATTGGCAGACATGGGAATTGCAATCCGTGTCGCCTCACCCAAGCTGGTAATGGAAGAGGTAAGTGAAATTTTGATAAGTATGCAGCATAAAACTGTTCATAATGTATGCCAGTATACAGAGACAGCAGTTGTTACTATTGCTAATAGAAATATCCTTGAGgagatgaaaattagaaaattagagataccaagggaatcttgcaaagatgggctcaataaaggacagaaattgagctcatcttttcatgcaaagatgggctcaataaaggacagaaatggtagggacctaacagaagcagaagatattaagaagaggtggcaagaatacacaggagaactgtacaaaaaagatcttcacgacccagatgatcatgatggtgtgatcactcacctagagccagacatcctggaatgtgaagttaagtgggccttaggaagcatcactacgaacaaagctagtggaggtgatggcattccagttgagctatttcaaatcctgaaagatgatgctgtgaaagtgttgcactcaatatgccagcaaatttggaaacctcagcagtggccacaggactggaaaaggtcagttttcattccaatcccaaagaaaggcagtgccaaagaatggtcaaactaccacacaattgcactcatctcacacactagtaaagtaatgctcaaaattctgcaagccaggcttcagcagtatgtgaactgtgaacttccagatgttcaagctggttttagaaaatgcagaggaaccagaaatcaaattgccaacatccactggatcatcaaaaaagcaagagagttccagaaaaacatctatttctgctttattgactatgccaaagcctttgactgtgtggatcacaattaactgtggaaaattctgaaggagatgggaataccagaccacctgacctgcctcttgaaaaacctgtttgcaggacaggaagcaacagaactggacatggaacaacagactggttccagataggaaaaggagtccgtcaaggctgtatatgtcaccttgcttatttaacttatatgcagagtacatcatgagaaacgctgggctggaaaaagcacaagctggaatcaagattgccgggagaaatatcaataacctcagatgcagatgataccacccttatggcagaaagtaaagaagaactaaagagcctcttgatgaaagtgaaagaggagagtgaagaagttggcttaaagctcaacattcagaaaacaaagatcatggcatctggtcccgtcacttcatgggaagtagatggggaaacagtggaaacaatggctgactttatttttcagggctccagaatcactgcagatggtgattgcagccatgaaattaaaagacacttactccttggaaggaaagttatgaccaacctagacagcatattaaaaagcagacacattactttgtcaaaaaaggtccatctagtcaaggctatggtttttccagtggtcatgtgtggatgtgagagttggactataaagaaagctgagcgccgaagaattgatgcttttgaactgtggtgttggagaagactcttgagagtcccttggactgcaaggagatccaaccagtccatcctaaatgagatcagtcctgggtgttcattggaaggactgatgttgaagctgaaactccaatactttggccacctgatgcaaagagctgactcatttgaaaagaccctgatgctgggaaagattgagggcaggaggagaaggggacgacagaggatgagatggttggagggcatcaccgactcgatggacatgggtttgggtggactctgggagttggtaatggacaaggaggcctggcgtgctgcggttcatgggattgtagagttggacacgactgagcaactaaactgaggAGATGAAAGGAGGTGAGATCTCATGGGGTTTGTCTTTGCTAGGAGCTCAGGTATGAAATCATCATTTAAGAGAGAGTGATTGGCTTAGTGAAATTTAGGTGATTGGCAGGACAGTGTCAGGGATCCACTTGAACTTAAATTTAGTGGTTGGGTGTTTTTCAGCTACATTCAACTCTATGGGTGGAGGCGTGAAATAGATGTTGAGTTTCCTTTAGTCAGGGTTGCAAGTACAGCACAATGAATGGTAATCAAGGTTGTTGATGGGTTGAAGAAAGATTGTGGGTCTCGTGAAGTTTAAAGGATTGTTGGAGGTGAAAACCTAGGCTGTGTTCACCAGCCTGGGATGTTGGGAGCAGAGACTGGGGGAGTTGTAAGCATTGGTGATGACTAGTTTTGGGGTATGACTCGGGGAGTGAATGGCTGAGGTAAGCATTGAAGGAGCAGCAATCAAGGAACTAGGAAACCAGGTACTGAAAGGATCCTCTTCCTGGATATTGAAATTGTTCAGAATTATAGGCGGAGAGGCTGAGGGTGACCCAGGAGCTGGAAATCTTCCAGTAACAACGGGAACGGATTCTAGCAGATGATTGCAGCAAGAAGAGTAATAGGTGGTATAGATGATGACTGCAAAATTCAGATCtgggagaaaggagggaaaatggTCTGAAAGGAACCATCAAGAGCAGGGACACCTGTCCCTCCTCTCAACCTAATGGCATTACCCAGTTTGGGAGAGAAAACAGCTGCCACTTCAGAAAGTTGGAGGCAGAAGTAACATCCTCAGGGTAGATCCAGGTTTCAGCAAGAACAAGAAGGCAAAGGGAATGTTTAAACAAGAAGGGAAGAAGTTCTTTCCCTTTGACTCAGTGAAAAGGAGTTCAGGGGTCGCAGTGGAAACATTTCAGAAACTGGAAGGGAATGAGAGATGGGCTTTCAGAAAGGGGTGTGTACACAGCCCCATGGGGTTCAGTGAGAGTTCTAAGCTTGCTGTGCTGACAGGCATGGAGATGAAAGGTGTGTGTGAAGAGGTTTGTTCTGTTGGTGGCGAGACTGAAGGAAGGTGGGGAGGTCTTACTAGAAACCAcaaactgtgtgtatgtgtatgtataaatacacATGTACACCTGCATCAATGCAGAGTTAGTTATATATGTGAATGTAATAACCTTTCCTTATTGTGAAGGTATTATGTGTTCATTCCAGGAATTTTGAAAACTATAGAAacatataataaaagaaaatcaaaattattaCTAACTCTACCATCCAAAGACAGTTACCACTAAAAGAATGATTTGGTACATTTCCTTTCAGTTGGATATTGGTGTATGTGCTTTATTCAATTACATTTACTGCTTTTCCTACCATGTAAATGAtatatgttctttggagaaatttagagaaatacagaaaaaatataaaacaagatgAGAATGTTTATCATACTGCCCCCTTACCCACACTGAACTTAATAAATCTTTGCTTATTTTATAGGCAAAAAAACCAAACCCAACTCAGTGCTGTTtgaatgtgcatttctctaattacaaGTGGAGATTAATACTTTGAAAGATTCCATTTTAAGTAGACTTTTGCAATGTTTAACTCCACCCCTACAGGCCCCCGAGTCCTATAAGAACGTGACGGATGTGGTGAACACCTGCCATGATGCCGGAATCAGCAAGAAGGCCATTAAACTGAGGCCAATTGCTGTTATCAAAGGATAGAACCCTGACCACGGCCTCCGGACACCACTGACCCTCCGTGAAGTGGAAGTGGACAGAAACACTCTTCAGACATCAGACTCGATACCTGACAGGTTCCAGGGTGTGCAGCTCTAGCTGCCTGTTCCAAAATGATGGTGGGGTGGCTTCCAATTCTGGAATCAATGTTGTAAACTTTACTTCTGGGAGGAGTCATGTTGCCCCCACTTGGAAAGAAATGTATATGCTTCCTCCCTGATTATCccacagatttttagaaaaatctGATAGGGGGTGAGGCTAAGTCAAGAAACTGCCTTATTCAGTCACACAGGTCTTTCTTCATCAGAATGAAGTTCTTTACACCAGCCTCTGTCTCCAG comes from the Bubalus kerabau isolate K-KA32 ecotype Philippines breed swamp buffalo chromosome 1, PCC_UOA_SB_1v2, whole genome shotgun sequence genome and includes:
- the RTCB gene encoding RNA-splicing ligase RtcB homolog, translated to MSRSYNDELQFLEKISKNCWRIKKGFVPNMQVEGVFYVNDSLEKLMFEELRNACRGGGVGGFLPAMKQIGNVAALPGIVHRSIGLPDVHSGYGFAIGNMAAFDMNDPEAVVSPGGVGFDINCGVRLLRTNLDESDVQPVKEQLAQAMFDHIPVGVGSKGVIPMNAKDLEEALEMGVDWSLREGYAWAEDKEHCEEYGRMLQADPNKVSARAKKRGLPQLGTLGAGNHYAEIQVVDEIFNEYAAKKMGIDHKGQVCVMIHSGSRGLGHQVATDALVAMEKAMKRDKIIVNDRQLACARIASPEGQDYLKGMAAAGNYAWVNRSSMTFLTRQAFAKVFNTTPDDLDLHVIYDVSHNIAKVEQHVVDGKERTLLVHRKGSTRAFPPHHPLIAVDYQLTGQPVLIGGTMGTCSYVLTGTEQGMTETFGTTCHGAGRALSRAKSRRNLDFQDVLDKLADMGIAIRVASPKLVMEEAPESYKNVTDVVNTCHDAGISKKAIKLRPIAVIKG